The genomic interval AGCACCCGGGCCGTACCCTCCGCCCATGCCCGAAAAGGTGCTCGTCGCCATGTCCGGCGGCGTCGACTCCTCGGTCGCCGCCGCGCTGCTCCACGGGCAGGGCCACGAGGTGGTGGGCTGCTTCATGCGCCTGGGCAGCGTGGACGAACCCGAGGGGCTCCTCGCCGGGGACGCGGCGCGGGCGGTGTGCGACAACCGGCCGGAGCGGAAGCGTGGCTGCTGCAGCGTGAACGACGCGGCCGACGCGGCCCACGTCGCGGCGGTGCTGGGCGTCCCCTTCTACGTGCTGAACTTCCGCCGCGACTTCCAGCGGGTGATCGACGACTTCGTCGACGGCTACAACGCCGGCCGCACGCCCAACCCGTGCATCCGCTGCAACGACTGGCTCAAGTTCGGCCGGCTGCACGCCCACGCCGCCGCGATCGGCTGCGACGCGGTCGCGAGCGGCCATTACGCCCGCGTGCTCCCCGGGCCCGGCGGCGCGGAGCTGCACCGCGGGCTCGACCCGGGGAAGGACCAGTCGTACGTGCTCTTCGGCAGCCCGGCCGCGCGGCTCGCGGAGATGCGGCTGCCGGTCGGCGGCTTCCCCAAGGCGGAGGTCCGCGCGATGGCGGAGCGCTTCGGCCTGCCCGTCTTCGACAAGCCCGACAGCCAGGAGATCTGCTTCGTGCCCGACAACGACCACGCCGCCTTCGTCGAGGCGCGGACGCCCGGCGGCTTCGCCGAGGGCGAC from Phycisphaera mikurensis NBRC 102666 carries:
- the mnmA gene encoding tRNA 2-thiouridine(34) synthase MnmA, with the translated sequence MPEKVLVAMSGGVDSSVAAALLHGQGHEVVGCFMRLGSVDEPEGLLAGDAARAVCDNRPERKRGCCSVNDAADAAHVAAVLGVPFYVLNFRRDFQRVIDDFVDGYNAGRTPNPCIRCNDWLKFGRLHAHAAAIGCDAVASGHYARVLPGPGGAELHRGLDPGKDQSYVLFGSPAARLAEMRLPVGGFPKAEVRAMAERFGLPVFDKPDSQEICFVPDNDHAAFVEARTPGGFAEGDLIGPDGGVVGRHGGHQRFTPGQRRGVGVAFGMPIYVTAKDPATNAVTLGPRERLRTAGCTAAEANWLVPPPPEGRWARGEAQVRAHGEPIPCRYRGGGDRLEVRFDGEAEAVAAGQAVVVYAGTRVQAGGWVTAADGSGEERHPVRKIP